One region of Triticum aestivum cultivar Chinese Spring chromosome 6B, IWGSC CS RefSeq v2.1, whole genome shotgun sequence genomic DNA includes:
- the LOC123136016 gene encoding probable alkaline/neutral invertase F: protein MVLSPIIPHQSKVTELTDDTKNDSLNLEQKKKAWPMERHRSAEVSQAILSKIGHGGFQLCHQPQIPEIVKGGCTPISSCDPSGEFTADSNGMHRHTITDAAWEALKQSIVYFKGQPIGTLAAIDKSQAELNYDQVFMRDFVPSALAFLMKGEPTIVKNFLVETARLQSREKMVDLFKLGQGVMPASFKVHHSNHTKKTETLLADFGEIAIGRVAPVDSGLWWIFLLRAYTKYTRDSSLAESPHCQRAMRLILKLWLSEGFDTSPALLCADGCSMIDRRMGIYGYPLEIQALFFMALRCALSLLKDSNDDFVYQITKRIKALSYHLRSYYWLDFQRLNEIYRYKTEEYSQTALNKFNVIPESIPDWIFDFMPSRGGYFIGNVSPARMDFRWFCLGNFIAILSCLATGEQAEAILDLVEERWGELIGEMPLKICYPAMENQEWQIVTGCDPKNTRWSYHNGGSWPVLLWLLVAVSVKLGRPHIARNAVELMEARLAKDDFPEYYDGKTGRYIGKQSRKFQTWSVAGYLVAKMLLDDPSNLRAVSLEDDGHIREPVLKRSNSCPGLHMSH, encoded by the exons ATGGTACTCTCCCCAATAATTCCCCATCAGAGTAAGGTCACAGAACTGACGGATGATACCAAGAATGATTCCTTGAATCTGGAGCAGAAGAAAAAAGCGTGGCCTATGGAACGGCACAGATCTGCTGAAGTGAGTCAAGCAATCTTATCTAAGATAGGGCATGGTGGTTTCCAACTTTGTCATCAGCCCCAAATCCCGGAGATCGTTAAAGGTGGTTGTACACCAATATCTTCATGTGATCCTTCTGGAGAATTCACTGCAGACAGCAATGGAATGCACAGGCACACAATCACAGATGCTGCTTGGGAAGCCCTAAAGCAATCAATAGTTTACTTCAAAGGTCAGCCAATTGGGACTCTTGCTGCAATAGACAAGTCTCAGGCAGaactcaactatgaccag GTTTTCATGAGGGATTTCGTTCCTAGTGCCTTGGCTTTCTTGATGAAAGGGGAACCAACGATAGTGAAGAATTTCCTGGTAGAGACTGCTCGCCTTCAATCAAGAGAGAAGATGGTTGATCTTTTTAAGCTTGGACAGGGTGTGATGCCAGCAAGCTTCAAGGTGCACCACTCCAACCATACGAAGAAGACTGAAACTCTGCTTGCTGATTTTGGTGAAATTGCTATCGGGCGAGTTGCTCCTGTGGATTCTGGCCTATGGTGGATTTTTCTTCTTCGTGCTTACACAAAATATACAAGGGACAGTTCTCTGGCTGAAAGTCCTCACTGCCAAAGGGCCATGCGCCTTATTCTCAAGCTGTGGCTCTCTGAAGGGTTTGATACATCTCCAGCATTACTTTGCGCTGATGGTTGCTCCATGATAGACCGTAGAATG GGTATATATGGCTATCCGCTTGAAATCCAGGCACTCTTCTTCATGGCTCTGAGATGCGCCTTGAGTTTGCTGAAAGACTCTAATGACGACTTTGTGTACCAAATAACAAAGAGGATCAAAGCTTTGAGCTACCATCTGCGCAGTTACTACTGGCTCGACTTCCAAAGACTCAACGAAATCTATCGCTACAAGACTGAAGAGTACTCGCAGACAGCTCTGAACAAGTTCAATGTGATCCCTGAATCGATCCCTGACTGGATATTTGACTTCATGCCTAGCCGTGGTGGCTACTTCATTGGAAATGTCAGTCCTGCAAGGATGGACTTCCGCTGGTTCTGCTTGGGCAACTTCATTGCGATCCTGTCATGTTTGGCAACTGGAGAACAAGCTGAGGCAATATTGGATCTCGTGGAGGAACGCTGGGGAGAGCTTATTGGAGAGATGCCCCTGAAGATCTGTTACCCTGCAATGGAAAACCAGGAATGGCAGATAGTCACTGGATGCGACCCAAAGAACACCAGATGGAGCTACCACAATGGAGGGTCATGGCCAG TGCTGCTGTGGCTCCTGGTGGCGGTGAGCGTGAAGCTGGGGCGGCCCCACATCGCCCGCAACGCGGTGGAGCTGatggaggcgcgtctggccaaggACGACTTCCCCGAGTACTACGACGGCAAGACGGGGCGGTACATCGGGAAGCAGTCGCGCAAGTTCCAGACGTGGTCGGTGGCGGGCTACCTGGTGGCCAAGATGCTCCTGGACGACCCCTCCAACCTCCGCGCCGTCTCCCTGGAGGACGACGGCCACATCCGGGAGCCCGTCCTCAAGCGCAGCAACTCCTGCCCGGGCCTGCACATGTCACACTGA